A region of Zeugodacus cucurbitae isolate PBARC_wt_2022May chromosome 5, idZeuCucr1.2, whole genome shotgun sequence DNA encodes the following proteins:
- the LOC105217659 gene encoding probable phosphorylase b kinase regulatory subunit alpha isoform X7, translating into MRSRSNSGVRLDYYQRIVHRLIMSHQEPVTGLFPASNINSHAWIRDNVYCILAVWGLSMAYKKIADQDEDRAKCYELEQSCVKLMRGLLMAMMNQKDKVERFKMTQNPLDSLHAKYSSKNGQPVVGDGEWGHLQIDAVSLYLLILAQMTASGLQIVFSLDEVSFIQNLVFYIESAYCIPDYGIWERGDKTNHGEPELNASSIGMAKAALEAMNELDLFGARGGPASVIHVLADEAHKCQAVLQSMLPRESNSKELDSGLLCVIGFPAFAADDPQLIRNTKDAILSRLQGKYGCKRFLRDGYRTPKEDPSRLYYERWELRMFENIECEWPLFYCYLILFHAFQNDKLAVKEYADRLEKIMVRADDGTLLIPESYAVPHDLVSNEYQHPGSQPREVVGRCPFLWGQSLFILGRLLQEGFLAVGELDPLNRRLGAQKKPDVVVQVVIIAEDNEIRDKLTEHDLHVQTIAEVAPIEVQPARVLSHLYTYLGRNRKLGLTGRKSRDVGILSTSKLYSLKDRIFAFTPQNIDFEEYYTTRDPDLLASNFTTNLAFLTNNWRHMLGRPTITLMATHYMLDQDKIPLAMIQTMRKLKSGYINGTRVMLGNLKDFLNTSAITDLSFLGSTEDGYPDRLNPDVQAYLDEHLLRSFSHRGMMKLHGAHLRPRQLRRRMSCKGAIKKTRSINVDSDNLGMEGPTPLTERRLSSVIPPPWLQPNKANNISVFATTPEEGPTVTVDPLIRENIYPIDPHHSRSAIERRSEFTRQQEIQAIPKILVQRHRTDTNFADTEVEELIAMLRETENLEEQGDILQYLVDTQGLDFNTGMLEEGRVVTVRDLLKGLYEKACQQKLWGLVRHTAGMLGKRVEDLAKAVTDLLVRQKQVTVGMPPNNEYTITAPLPEIELRQLIHDTYGDDESTAMLTQELMVYLAMFIRTEPQLFHEMLRLRVGLIIQVMAKELSRTLNCDGEAASEHLLNLSPFEMKNLLYHILSGKEFAVSSVARGNLSIVSCKSSRVSKKSQIGLGEQEGDDALIATIDDRQGQWLRRRRLDGALNRVPRDFYSRVWSVLEKCQGLAIEGRILPQSLTQEMTTGELKFALEVETALNQIPQPEYRQLVVEALMVLTLMTEHNMVPSLGGIIYVEHLVHKANQLFLEDQRKVQGDAMLCCAKSKEGKDQQAASGMLLCGGAAYICQHLYDSAPSGSYGTMTYMARAVALVLDCVPKHGEMECVIA; encoded by the exons ATGCGCTCACGAAGCAATTCGGGTGTCCGTCTGGACTATTACCAGCGCATAGTACACCGTCTGATTATGTCCCATCAAGAGCCTGTCACTGGTTTATTCCCTGCTTCCAACATTAATTCCCATGCTTGGATACGTGATAATGTTTACTGTATATTGGCCGTATGGGGTCTTTCGATGGCCTATAAGAAAATCGCAGATCAAGATGAGGATAGAGCTAAGTGTTATGAATTGGAACAAAGTTGCGTAAAATTAATGAGGGGCTTACTTATGGCTATGATGAATCAAAAAGATAAAGTAGAACGATTTAAAATGACACAAAACCCATTGGACTCATTGCACGCGAAATATTCGAGCAAAAACGGACAGCCTGTTGTCGGAGATGGGGAATGGGGTCATTTACAAATCGACGCGGTGTCTTTGTATCTCTTGATTTTAGCACAGATGACAGCATCGGGATTACAGATTGTATTCTCTTTGGATGAAGtttcttttatacaaaatttggtATTCTACATAGAGTCAGCATATTGTATTCCGGATTATGGTATATGGGAGAGGGGTGACAAAACTAATCACG gtgAGCCTGAACTAAACGCTAGTTCAATTGGAATGGCCAAAGCAGCTCTAGAAGCAATGAACGAATTGGACCTATTTGGTGCACGAGGAGGTCCTGCAAGTGTTATACATGTTTTAGCTGATGAAGCACATAAATGTCAGGCTGTTTTGCAATCTATGTTACCACGCGAATCAAACAGCAAAGAACTTGATTCGGGTTTGCTTTGTGTAATTGGATTTCCAGCGTTTGCTGCTGATGATCCACAATTAATACGAAACACGAAAGATGCCATTTTATCGCGACTTCAAGGAAAATATGGCTGCAAACGCTTTTTACGAGACGGCTACCGCACACCTAAAGAGGATCCGTCCCGATTATACTACGAACGTTGGGAACTCAgaatgtttgaaaatattgagTGCGAGTGGCCTTTGTTTTATTGTTACCTTATCCTTTTCCACGCTTTTCAAAATGACAAATTAGCAGTAAAGGAATATGCAGATCGTCTTGAG aaaattatggtccgcgcagacgatggaacattACTTATACCTGAGAGCTACGCAGTTCCGCACGATTTGGTATCAAATGAATACCAACATCCCGGCTCGCAACCTCGTGAAGTAGTAGGCAGATGTCCATTCCTTTGGGGACAATCTTTGTTCATATTAGGTCGACTATTACAGGAg GGCTTTTTGGCAGTTGGAGAACTAGATCCACTTAATCGTCGTCTAGGCGCCCAAAAGAAGCCTGACGTTGTTGTGCAGGTGGTAATCATAGCTGAGGACAACGAAATTCGTGACAAATTAACCGAACATGATTTGCATGTACAAACAATAGCAGAGGTGGCGCCAATTGAAGTTCAACCAGCACGAGTCCTTAGCCATTTGTATACGTATTTGGGTCGCAATCGCAAATTAGGATTAACTGGGCGTAAGTCTCGCGATGTGGGTATTTTGAGCACTAGCAAATTATACTCACTGAAGGATCGTATTTTTGCTTTCACACCACAA AATATCGATTTTGAAGAGTACTACACAACTCGTGATCCTGATTTGCTTGCTAGCAATTTCACAACAAATTTAGCTTTCCTAACAAACAATTGGCGGCACATGTTAGGAAGACCGACTATAACTCTAATGGCCACGCATTACATGCTAG ACCAAGATAAGATACCACTGGCTATGATCCAAACAATGCGCAAGCTCAAATCCGGTTATATCAATGGCACACGCGTTATGCTTGGCAATCTGAAGGATTTCTTAAATACATCCGCCATCACCGATCTAAGCTTTTTGGGAAGCACAGAAGATGGTTACCCGGATCGCTTAAATCCCGATGTGCAGGCATATTTGGACGAGCACTTATTGCGCTCATTCAGTCATCGCGGCATGATGAAACTACATGGCGCTCACTTGCGACCACGTCAATTGCGCAGACGTATGTCTTGCAAGGGTGCCATTAAAAAGACGCGTTCTATCAATGTCGATT CTGATAATTTGGGTATGGAAGGTCCAACACCATTAACGGAAAGACGTTTATCCTCTGTAATTCCACCACCGTGGCTGCAACCAAATAAAGCCAACAATATTAGTGTTTTTGCCACAACACCCGAGGAAGGTCCCACCGTGACAGTGGATCCATTGATTCGTGAAAATATCTACCCCATTGACCCACATCATAGTCGTTCGGCAATTGAACGTCGCAGTGAGTTTACAAGACAACAAGAAA TACAAGCTATACCGAAAATTCTTGTTCAACGCCACCGCACCGACACCAATTTCGCTGACACAGAAGTGGAGGAATTAATTGCAATGCTGCGTGAAACGGAGAATCTGGAAGAACAAGGCGACATTTTGCAATATTTGGTCGACACACAGGGTTTGGACTTCAATACTG GGATGTTGGAGGAAGGTCGCGTCGTCACGGTGCGTGATCTCCTCAAAGGCCTCTACGAAAAGGCTTGCCAACAAAAGCTATGGGGCCTCGTGCGCCACACAGCCGGCATGCTTGGAAAACGTGTCGAGGATCTAGCCAAGGCTGTCACCGATTTGCTGGTTCGACAGAAACAG gtGACTGTGGGAATGCCACCCAACAATGAATACACAATTACTGCGCCGTTGCCGGAAATTGAGTTACGTCAACTGATCCATGAT ACTTATGGTGATGACGAGAGTACTGCGATGTTGACGCAGGAACTAATGGTGTATCTAGCTATGTTTATACGCACCGAACCGCAACTATTTCATGAAATGTTGCGCCTACGCGTAGGTCTCATTATTCAGGTTATGGCCAAGGAGTTGTCACGTACACTTAATTGTGATGGTGAGGCCGCCTCGGAACACTTGCTCAACCTTTCGCCATTTGAAATGAAGAACTTGCTCTATCATATATTGAGCGGAAAAGAATTTGCTGTCAGCAGTG TTGCACGTGGAAATCTCTCAATCGTAAGCTGCAAATCAAGTCGCGTCAGCAAGAAGAGTCAAATTGGTTTGGGCGAACAAGAGGGCGATGACGCGCTTATCGCAACAATCGATGATCGTCAAGGTCAATGGTTAAGACGCCGCCGCTTGGATGGTGCTCTGAATCGAGTGCCGCGTGATTTCTATTCTCGCGTCTGGAGTGTACTGGAAAAATGTCAAGGTTTGGCAATCGAAGGACGTATACTACCACAAAGTTTGACCCAAGAGATGACAACAGGCGAATTGAAATTTGCTTTGGAAGTGGAAACGGCACTCAATCAAATTCCACAACCAGAATATAGGCAATTGGTGGTGGAGGCCCTTATGGTGCTCACACTTATGACAGAACACAATATGGTACCTTCACTGGGCGGTATTATCTATGTTGAACATTTGGTGCACAAAGCCAATCAACTGTTTTTGGAAGATCAACGTAAAGTACAAGGTGatgctatgttatgttgtgCCAAATCCAAAGAGGGCAAGGATCAGCAGGCAGCTTCCGGTATGCTCTTATGCGGAGGTGCCGCTTACATCTGCCAACATCTGTACGACAG TGCACCGAGTGGAAGCTACGGTACAATGACATATATGGCTCGTGCAGTTGCACTTGTTCTGGACTGTGTGCCAAAGCACGGAGAAATGGAGTGTGTAATAGCTTAA
- the LOC105217659 gene encoding probable phosphorylase b kinase regulatory subunit alpha isoform X5 — MRSRSNSGVRLDYYQRIVHRLIMSHQEPVTGLFPASNINSHAWIRDNVYCILAVWGLSMAYKKIADQDEDRAKCYELEQSCVKLMRGLLMAMMNQKDKVERFKMTQNPLDSLHAKYSSKNGQPVVGDGEWGHLQIDAVSLYLLILAQMTASGLQIVFSLDEVSFIQNLVFYIESAYCIPDYGIWERGDKTNHGEPELNASSIGMAKAALEAMNELDLFGARGGPASVIHVLADEAHKCQAVLQSMLPRESNSKELDSGLLCVIGFPAFAADDPQLIRNTKDAILSRLQGKYGCKRFLRDGYRTPKEDPSRLYYERWELRMFENIECEWPLFYCYLILFHAFQNDKLAVKEYADRLEKIMVRADDGTLLIPESYAVPHDLVSNEYQHPGSQPREVVGRCPFLWGQSLFILGRLLQEGFLAVGELDPLNRRLGAQKKPDVVVQVVIIAEDNEIRDKLTEHDLHVQTIAEVAPIEVQPARVLSHLYTYLGRNRKLGLTGRKSRDVGILSTSKLYSLKDRIFAFTPQNIDFEEYYTTRDPDLLASNFTTNLAFLTNNWRHMLGRPTITLMATHYMLDQDKIPLAMIQTMRKLKSGYINGTRVMLGNLKDFLNTSAITDLSFLGSTEDGYPDRLNPDVQAYLDEHLLRSFSHRGMMKLHGAHLRPRQLRRRMSCKGAIKKTRSINVDSDNLGMEGPTPLTERRLSSVIPPPWLQPNKANNISVFATTPEEGPTVTVDPLIRENIYPIDPHHSRSAIERRSEFTRQQEIQAIPKILVQRHRTDTNFADTEVEELIAMLRETENLEEQGDILQYLVDTQGLDFNTAGLGLRNKDSGMLEEGRVVTVRDLLKGLYEKACQQKLWGLVRHTAGMLGKRVEDLAKAVTDLLVRQKQVTVGMPPNNEYTITAPLPEIELRQLIHDTYGDDESTAMLTQELMVYLAMFIRTEPQLFHEMLRLRVGLIIQVMAKELSRTLNCDGEAASEHLLNLSPFEMKNLLYHILSGKEFAVSSVARGNLSIVSCKSSRVSKKSQIGLGEQEGDDALIATIDDRQGQWLRRRRLDGALNRVPRDFYSRVWSVLEKCQGLAIEGRILPQSLTQEMTTGELKFALEVETALNQIPQPEYRQLVVEALMVLTLMTEHNMVPSLGGIIYVEHLVHKANQLFLEDQRKVQGDAMLCCAKSKEGKDQQAASGMLLCGGAAYICQHLYDSAPSGSYGTMTYMARAVALVLDCVPKHGEMECVIA, encoded by the exons ATGCGCTCACGAAGCAATTCGGGTGTCCGTCTGGACTATTACCAGCGCATAGTACACCGTCTGATTATGTCCCATCAAGAGCCTGTCACTGGTTTATTCCCTGCTTCCAACATTAATTCCCATGCTTGGATACGTGATAATGTTTACTGTATATTGGCCGTATGGGGTCTTTCGATGGCCTATAAGAAAATCGCAGATCAAGATGAGGATAGAGCTAAGTGTTATGAATTGGAACAAAGTTGCGTAAAATTAATGAGGGGCTTACTTATGGCTATGATGAATCAAAAAGATAAAGTAGAACGATTTAAAATGACACAAAACCCATTGGACTCATTGCACGCGAAATATTCGAGCAAAAACGGACAGCCTGTTGTCGGAGATGGGGAATGGGGTCATTTACAAATCGACGCGGTGTCTTTGTATCTCTTGATTTTAGCACAGATGACAGCATCGGGATTACAGATTGTATTCTCTTTGGATGAAGtttcttttatacaaaatttggtATTCTACATAGAGTCAGCATATTGTATTCCGGATTATGGTATATGGGAGAGGGGTGACAAAACTAATCACG gtgAGCCTGAACTAAACGCTAGTTCAATTGGAATGGCCAAAGCAGCTCTAGAAGCAATGAACGAATTGGACCTATTTGGTGCACGAGGAGGTCCTGCAAGTGTTATACATGTTTTAGCTGATGAAGCACATAAATGTCAGGCTGTTTTGCAATCTATGTTACCACGCGAATCAAACAGCAAAGAACTTGATTCGGGTTTGCTTTGTGTAATTGGATTTCCAGCGTTTGCTGCTGATGATCCACAATTAATACGAAACACGAAAGATGCCATTTTATCGCGACTTCAAGGAAAATATGGCTGCAAACGCTTTTTACGAGACGGCTACCGCACACCTAAAGAGGATCCGTCCCGATTATACTACGAACGTTGGGAACTCAgaatgtttgaaaatattgagTGCGAGTGGCCTTTGTTTTATTGTTACCTTATCCTTTTCCACGCTTTTCAAAATGACAAATTAGCAGTAAAGGAATATGCAGATCGTCTTGAG aaaattatggtccgcgcagacgatggaacattACTTATACCTGAGAGCTACGCAGTTCCGCACGATTTGGTATCAAATGAATACCAACATCCCGGCTCGCAACCTCGTGAAGTAGTAGGCAGATGTCCATTCCTTTGGGGACAATCTTTGTTCATATTAGGTCGACTATTACAGGAg GGCTTTTTGGCAGTTGGAGAACTAGATCCACTTAATCGTCGTCTAGGCGCCCAAAAGAAGCCTGACGTTGTTGTGCAGGTGGTAATCATAGCTGAGGACAACGAAATTCGTGACAAATTAACCGAACATGATTTGCATGTACAAACAATAGCAGAGGTGGCGCCAATTGAAGTTCAACCAGCACGAGTCCTTAGCCATTTGTATACGTATTTGGGTCGCAATCGCAAATTAGGATTAACTGGGCGTAAGTCTCGCGATGTGGGTATTTTGAGCACTAGCAAATTATACTCACTGAAGGATCGTATTTTTGCTTTCACACCACAA AATATCGATTTTGAAGAGTACTACACAACTCGTGATCCTGATTTGCTTGCTAGCAATTTCACAACAAATTTAGCTTTCCTAACAAACAATTGGCGGCACATGTTAGGAAGACCGACTATAACTCTAATGGCCACGCATTACATGCTAG ACCAAGATAAGATACCACTGGCTATGATCCAAACAATGCGCAAGCTCAAATCCGGTTATATCAATGGCACACGCGTTATGCTTGGCAATCTGAAGGATTTCTTAAATACATCCGCCATCACCGATCTAAGCTTTTTGGGAAGCACAGAAGATGGTTACCCGGATCGCTTAAATCCCGATGTGCAGGCATATTTGGACGAGCACTTATTGCGCTCATTCAGTCATCGCGGCATGATGAAACTACATGGCGCTCACTTGCGACCACGTCAATTGCGCAGACGTATGTCTTGCAAGGGTGCCATTAAAAAGACGCGTTCTATCAATGTCGATT CTGATAATTTGGGTATGGAAGGTCCAACACCATTAACGGAAAGACGTTTATCCTCTGTAATTCCACCACCGTGGCTGCAACCAAATAAAGCCAACAATATTAGTGTTTTTGCCACAACACCCGAGGAAGGTCCCACCGTGACAGTGGATCCATTGATTCGTGAAAATATCTACCCCATTGACCCACATCATAGTCGTTCGGCAATTGAACGTCGCAGTGAGTTTACAAGACAACAAGAAA TACAAGCTATACCGAAAATTCTTGTTCAACGCCACCGCACCGACACCAATTTCGCTGACACAGAAGTGGAGGAATTAATTGCAATGCTGCGTGAAACGGAGAATCTGGAAGAACAAGGCGACATTTTGCAATATTTGGTCGACACACAGGGTTTGGACTTCAATACTG CTGGCTTAGGTTTGAGGAATAAGGATTCCG GGATGTTGGAGGAAGGTCGCGTCGTCACGGTGCGTGATCTCCTCAAAGGCCTCTACGAAAAGGCTTGCCAACAAAAGCTATGGGGCCTCGTGCGCCACACAGCCGGCATGCTTGGAAAACGTGTCGAGGATCTAGCCAAGGCTGTCACCGATTTGCTGGTTCGACAGAAACAG gtGACTGTGGGAATGCCACCCAACAATGAATACACAATTACTGCGCCGTTGCCGGAAATTGAGTTACGTCAACTGATCCATGAT ACTTATGGTGATGACGAGAGTACTGCGATGTTGACGCAGGAACTAATGGTGTATCTAGCTATGTTTATACGCACCGAACCGCAACTATTTCATGAAATGTTGCGCCTACGCGTAGGTCTCATTATTCAGGTTATGGCCAAGGAGTTGTCACGTACACTTAATTGTGATGGTGAGGCCGCCTCGGAACACTTGCTCAACCTTTCGCCATTTGAAATGAAGAACTTGCTCTATCATATATTGAGCGGAAAAGAATTTGCTGTCAGCAGTG TTGCACGTGGAAATCTCTCAATCGTAAGCTGCAAATCAAGTCGCGTCAGCAAGAAGAGTCAAATTGGTTTGGGCGAACAAGAGGGCGATGACGCGCTTATCGCAACAATCGATGATCGTCAAGGTCAATGGTTAAGACGCCGCCGCTTGGATGGTGCTCTGAATCGAGTGCCGCGTGATTTCTATTCTCGCGTCTGGAGTGTACTGGAAAAATGTCAAGGTTTGGCAATCGAAGGACGTATACTACCACAAAGTTTGACCCAAGAGATGACAACAGGCGAATTGAAATTTGCTTTGGAAGTGGAAACGGCACTCAATCAAATTCCACAACCAGAATATAGGCAATTGGTGGTGGAGGCCCTTATGGTGCTCACACTTATGACAGAACACAATATGGTACCTTCACTGGGCGGTATTATCTATGTTGAACATTTGGTGCACAAAGCCAATCAACTGTTTTTGGAAGATCAACGTAAAGTACAAGGTGatgctatgttatgttgtgCCAAATCCAAAGAGGGCAAGGATCAGCAGGCAGCTTCCGGTATGCTCTTATGCGGAGGTGCCGCTTACATCTGCCAACATCTGTACGACAG TGCACCGAGTGGAAGCTACGGTACAATGACATATATGGCTCGTGCAGTTGCACTTGTTCTGGACTGTGTGCCAAAGCACGGAGAAATGGAGTGTGTAATAGCTTAA